A genomic region of Echeneis naucrates chromosome 24, fEcheNa1.1, whole genome shotgun sequence contains the following coding sequences:
- the opn8c gene encoding opsin 8, group member c, which translates to MPLNFSDDNRTVSAFTSKLTPAADICVGLVILSVVLLSVLGNGLVLLICYRRRKKMVGSELLCVNLAVVDFLCCICFYPLSILSSFHHIWLGEHITCVYYGLGCYIFGLCGMFTIAAISIIRYLKTCYSLVYAVWLEGANIRMVCCAIWLVAAVWSSFPLFGWGEYVPEPYGLSCTIAWRGYHTSAKDAFYVICSFACFTLVPVLLIVVSQCQILHKVSRFSYSLSARGIQNNLRHTEKQLSVMFFCISLGFVIAWAPYAVVSFLFIFHKEPQYMAPEGFVFPALFAKSSHIYNPYIYFYFNKTFQRELRCLLHSFCPKLGANRVGVHLAAGHQPPYLIHIQLQERGRGQRKNFGLSQDRTHSKSKSKGRAAHHSSDCVRDRPVYTCWGSSKNIPTIIHKKSTKNSLPVSI; encoded by the exons ATGCCTCTGAACTTTTCGGATGACAACCGGACCGTCTCTGCGTTCACCTCCAAACTGACCCCTGCTGCTGACATATGTGTGGGACTGGTCATCCTCTCTGTGG TTCTGCTCTCGGTTCTGGGAAATGGACTGGTTCTGCTCATCTGCTATcgaaggaggaagaagatggtgGGCTCGGAGCTGCTGTGTGTCAACCTGGCAGTGGTGGACTTCCTGTGCTGCATCTGCTTCTACCCGCTCTCCATCCTGTCCTCGTTCCACCACATCTGGCTGGGGGAACACATCACGTGTGTTTATTACGGCCTCGGCTGCTACATCTTTGGACTGTGCGGCATGTTCACCATTGCTGCCATCAGCATCATCCGCTATCTGAAGACCTGCTACAGCCTGGTCTACG CTGTGTGGCTGGAAGGAGCCAACATCCGGATGGTGTGTTGCGCCATCTGGCTGGTTGCTGCTGTGTGGTCCAGCTTCCCCTTGTTCGGCTGGGGCGAGTATGTCCCTGAGCCTTACGGGCTGTCCTGCACCATCGCCTGGAGGGGTTATCACACCTCAGCCAAGGACGCCTTCTACGTGATCTGCTCCTTCGCCTGCTTCACTCTGGTTCCGGTCCTCCTCATTGTGGTGTCCCAGTGTCAGATCCTCCACAAGGTGTCCCGCTTCTCCTACTCGCTGTCTGCCAGAGGCATCCAAAACAACTTGCGGCACACTGAGAAGCAGCTGTCTGTG ATGTTCTTCTGCATCAGCCTTGGTTTTGTGATCGCCTGGGCTCCATATGCCGTGGTgtccttcctcttcattttccACAAGGAGCCCCAGTACATGGCCCCTGAGGGCTTCGTTTTCCCCGCCCTCTTCGCCAAAAGCTCCCACATCTACAACCCATACATCTACTTCTACTTTAACAAGACTTTCCAGCGGGAGCTGCGCTGCCTGCTTCACTCATTCTGCCCCAAGCTGGGGGCGAACCGAGTTGGAGTCCACCTGGCCGCTGGTCACCAACCCCCGTACCTGATCCACATTCAGCTCCAGGAGAGAGGCCGTGGTCAGAGAAAAAACTTTGGCTTGTCTCAGGACAGAACTCACAGTAAGAGCAAGAGCAAAGGCAGAGCAGCACACCATAGCAGCGACTGTGTCCGCGACAGGCCGGTGTACACCTGCTGGGGGTCGTCGAAGAACATCCCCACAATCATACACAAGAAATCGACCAAAAACTCCCTTCCTGTCTCCATATGA